In a genomic window of Streptomyces pristinaespiralis:
- a CDS encoding cellulase family glycosylhydrolase has translation MRPARFWLRPLGSIGALGAALLLTLTTAPAAPAAPAPAAPTPAAVAAVTHEAESATVSRGLVESNHAGFTGSGFVNYDNVSGSYVQWTVDAAQAGRVGLKLRFANGTASSRPMDITVNGALAADDRAFPGTGAWTSWSTTTLTADLKAGTNTIRATAVQSAGGPNVDHLTVETTPTTGGTPAGVNGQLKVCGTKLCNQYGKPIQLRGMSTHGLQWYSQCVTGGSLDALATDWKADVLRISMYVQEGGYETDPRGFTDKVHSIIEQATARGMYAIVDWHMLSPGDPHHNLSRAKTFFTEIAQRHKDKTNVLYEIANEPSGVSWSSIKSYAEELIPVIRRYDADTPVLVGTRAWSSLGVSEGSDESEVVNNPVNASNIMYTFHFYAASHRDEYLSALSRAADRVPMFVTEFGTQDYAGEGANDFTMSQRYLDLMASKKISWVNWNYSDDNRSGAVFNSGTCANNGPWAGTGSLKPAGVWVRDRIRTADDFPTS, from the coding sequence ATGAGACCGGCACGGTTCTGGCTACGCCCCCTGGGCAGCATCGGTGCCCTCGGCGCCGCTCTGCTCCTCACCCTCACCACCGCACCCGCCGCCCCGGCCGCCCCCGCCCCGGCCGCCCCCACCCCGGCGGCGGTGGCCGCTGTCACCCACGAGGCCGAGAGCGCGACCGTCTCGCGTGGCCTGGTCGAGTCCAACCACGCCGGCTTCACCGGCAGCGGATTCGTCAACTACGACAACGTCAGCGGCAGTTACGTCCAGTGGACGGTCGACGCGGCCCAGGCCGGACGGGTCGGCCTCAAGCTGCGCTTCGCGAACGGCACCGCGTCGAGCAGGCCGATGGACATCACCGTCAACGGCGCGCTCGCCGCCGACGACCGCGCCTTCCCGGGCACCGGTGCCTGGACCTCCTGGTCCACGACCACCCTCACCGCGGACCTCAAGGCGGGCACCAACACCATCAGGGCGACCGCCGTCCAGTCCGCCGGCGGCCCGAACGTGGACCACCTCACCGTCGAGACCACCCCCACCACCGGCGGCACCCCGGCCGGGGTCAACGGACAGCTCAAGGTCTGCGGCACCAAGCTCTGCAACCAGTACGGCAAGCCGATCCAGCTGCGCGGCATGAGCACCCACGGCCTCCAGTGGTACAGCCAGTGCGTCACAGGCGGTTCCCTCGACGCCCTGGCCACCGACTGGAAGGCCGACGTCCTGCGCATCTCGATGTACGTGCAGGAGGGCGGCTACGAGACGGATCCGCGCGGCTTCACCGACAAGGTCCACTCGATCATCGAGCAGGCCACCGCACGCGGTATGTACGCGATCGTCGACTGGCACATGCTCAGCCCCGGCGACCCGCACCACAACCTCTCGCGGGCGAAGACCTTCTTCACCGAGATCGCACAGCGCCACAAGGACAAGACCAACGTGCTGTACGAGATCGCCAACGAGCCCAGCGGCGTGAGCTGGTCGAGCATCAAGAGCTACGCGGAGGAGCTCATCCCGGTCATCCGGCGCTACGACGCCGACACCCCGGTACTCGTCGGCACCCGTGCCTGGTCCTCCCTGGGAGTCTCCGAGGGGTCGGACGAGAGCGAGGTCGTGAACAACCCGGTCAACGCCTCCAACATCATGTACACGTTCCACTTCTACGCGGCCTCGCACAGGGACGAGTACCTGAGCGCCCTGTCCCGGGCGGCCGACCGCGTCCCCATGTTCGTGACCGAGTTCGGCACCCAGGACTACGCCGGTGAGGGCGCCAACGACTTCACGATGTCGCAGCGCTACCTCGACCTGATGGCGAGCAAGAAGATCAGCTGGGTCAACTGGAACTACTCCGACGACAACAGGTCGGGCGCCGTGTTCAACAGCGGCACCTGCGCCAACAACGGTCCCTGGGCGGGCACCGGCTCGCTGAAGCCGGCCGGCGTCTGGGTCCGTGACCGGATCAGGACGGCGGACGACTTCCCGACGAGCTGA
- a CDS encoding acetylxylan esterase: MALFDLPLPELRAYRSASAEPEDFDAFWTKTLDEARDHDLDARFEPVPTGLSTVDVHDVTFAGFGGHPVKGWLVLPAGAEEPLPLVVEFLGYGGGRGLPHTHLLWASAGFAHFVMDTRGQGSGWSAGSTPDPVGSAPSYPGFLTRGIEDPYEYYYRRVFTDAVRAVEAARSHPLTDAARTAVVGASQGGGIALAAAGLVPDLSAVAPDVPFLCDFPRATTLTDREPYREVGHYLKTHRGRSEQAARTLAYFDGVHFAARGRAPALFSVALEDQTCPPSTVFAAFNAYAHEDKQIEVYDFNDHEGGGPFQEAARLRWLPQRLTT; this comes from the coding sequence ATGGCCCTGTTCGACCTGCCTCTGCCCGAGCTGCGCGCATACCGCAGCGCCTCCGCCGAACCGGAGGACTTCGATGCGTTCTGGACGAAGACGCTCGACGAGGCCCGTGACCACGACCTCGACGCCCGCTTCGAACCCGTACCGACCGGCCTCAGCACGGTGGACGTGCACGACGTGACCTTCGCCGGCTTCGGCGGCCACCCGGTGAAGGGCTGGCTGGTACTGCCCGCCGGGGCCGAGGAGCCGCTGCCCCTGGTCGTCGAGTTCCTCGGCTACGGCGGAGGCCGCGGCCTGCCGCACACTCATCTGCTGTGGGCCTCGGCCGGGTTCGCGCACTTCGTCATGGACACCCGGGGTCAGGGCAGTGGCTGGTCGGCCGGCAGCACCCCGGACCCGGTGGGCAGTGCGCCTTCCTACCCGGGCTTCCTGACGCGGGGCATCGAGGACCCGTACGAGTACTACTACCGCCGGGTGTTCACCGACGCGGTCCGCGCCGTCGAGGCGGCGCGCTCGCACCCGCTGACCGACGCCGCCCGCACCGCGGTTGTCGGAGCCAGCCAGGGAGGGGGAATCGCCCTGGCCGCCGCCGGTCTCGTGCCCGACCTCTCGGCCGTCGCGCCCGACGTGCCGTTCCTGTGCGACTTCCCCCGGGCGACGACGCTCACGGACCGTGAGCCGTACCGGGAGGTGGGCCACTACCTGAAGACCCACCGCGGCCGGAGCGAGCAGGCCGCGCGGACCTTGGCGTACTTCGACGGCGTGCACTTCGCGGCACGCGGCCGGGCGCCGGCGCTCTTCTCCGTGGCCCTGGAGGACCAGACCTGCCCGCCGTCGACGGTGTTCGCCGCCTTCAACGCGTACGCCCACGAGGACAAGCAGATCGAGGTCTACGACTTCAACGACCACGAGGGCGGCGGCCCGTTCCAGGAAGCCGCCCGCCTGCGCTGGCTGCCGCAGCGACTGACGACCTGA
- a CDS encoding metallophosphoesterase family protein, which produces MRLLLTSDTHVPKRARRLPGDLMESIGRADVVIHAGDWVDTATLDLLQSRSARLLAVYGNNDGPQLRARLPEVALAELGGLRFGVVHETGPAQGRERRCAERFPDLDVLVFGHSHIPWDTTAPAGLRLLNPGSPTDRRRQPHCTFMTAQVSDGRLSDVELHRLPRSGAAGSG; this is translated from the coding sequence ATGCGGCTGCTGCTGACCTCCGACACACATGTGCCCAAACGGGCCCGACGACTGCCCGGGGACCTCATGGAGTCCATCGGCCGAGCAGACGTGGTGATCCACGCCGGCGACTGGGTCGACACCGCGACCCTCGACCTGCTCCAGTCCCGCTCCGCGCGTCTCCTCGCCGTGTACGGGAACAACGACGGGCCCCAGCTGCGCGCCCGTCTGCCGGAGGTGGCGCTGGCGGAGCTCGGCGGATTGCGCTTCGGCGTCGTGCACGAGACGGGTCCCGCGCAGGGACGTGAACGGCGGTGCGCGGAGCGCTTTCCCGATCTCGACGTCCTGGTGTTCGGGCACAGCCACATCCCGTGGGACACCACCGCCCCCGCGGGGCTGCGGCTGCTCAATCCGGGCTCGCCGACCGACCGCAGACGCCAGCCGCACTGCACGTTCATGACCGCCCAGGTGTCGGACGGCAGGCTTTCCGACGTCGAACTGCACCGCCTGCCCCGGTCGGGGGCGGCGGGGAGCGGGTGA
- a CDS encoding DUF6296 family protein: protein MEHPESYELIFQAAAVDDVVVVRRTDRTGPGGHPIYEDETGIVRAEVSGRGEVRMLASGGHQAHELPVIARTAQV from the coding sequence ATGGAACATCCGGAGAGCTACGAACTCATTTTCCAGGCGGCGGCCGTGGACGACGTCGTCGTGGTGCGGCGCACCGACAGGACCGGGCCGGGCGGCCATCCGATCTACGAGGACGAGACGGGGATCGTGCGGGCCGAGGTCAGCGGCCGGGGTGAGGTACGGATGCTCGCCAGCGGCGGCCATCAGGCACACGAACTGCCGGTGATCGCACGCACCGCGCAGGTGTGA
- a CDS encoding aldo/keto reductase: MTKNDTGAERLLYGCMGLGGAWDTTRYGTADIAAAEAAVEAALDSGITVFDHADIYRHGKAEAVFGEVLARAPGLRERIVLQTKCGIRLADGERPGMYDLRGETIIRRVEESLVRLRTDVIDVLLLHRPDPLADPEDIAEALTSLHRQGLVRRFGVSNMSGAQISLLQTFLELPLAANQLEMSLHRRDWLEGGVLVNTPEAASTGFPLGTVEHCRSTGIRLQAWGALAQGRFTGRQETPAELATARLVGSLAEAKGTSPETVLLWWLQRHPSRIAPVIGSARPERIRACADAARRDPELTHEEWYELWITARGAALP, from the coding sequence GTGACGAAGAACGACACGGGCGCGGAGCGGCTGCTCTACGGATGCATGGGCCTCGGCGGGGCCTGGGACACGACGCGGTACGGCACGGCGGACATCGCGGCCGCGGAGGCAGCGGTGGAGGCGGCACTCGACAGCGGCATCACGGTGTTCGACCACGCCGACATCTACCGGCACGGCAAGGCGGAGGCGGTGTTCGGCGAGGTCCTTGCCCGTGCTCCCGGGCTGCGCGAACGCATCGTGCTGCAGACGAAGTGCGGCATCCGGCTCGCCGACGGTGAGCGGCCGGGCATGTACGACCTGCGCGGCGAGACCATCATCCGGCGCGTCGAGGAGAGTCTTGTCCGCCTGCGCACCGACGTCATCGACGTACTGCTGCTGCACCGGCCGGACCCGTTGGCGGACCCGGAGGACATCGCGGAGGCGCTGACATCGCTGCACCGCCAGGGGCTCGTGCGCCGCTTCGGCGTCTCGAACATGAGCGGCGCGCAGATCTCGCTCCTCCAGACCTTCCTCGAGCTGCCGCTGGCCGCCAACCAGCTCGAGATGAGCCTGCACCGCAGGGACTGGCTCGAAGGGGGCGTTCTCGTGAACACCCCGGAGGCCGCTTCGACCGGTTTCCCGCTCGGGACGGTGGAGCACTGCCGCTCGACCGGCATTCGTCTGCAGGCGTGGGGCGCCCTGGCGCAGGGACGCTTCACCGGGCGCCAGGAGACCCCGGCGGAACTGGCGACGGCGCGGCTCGTCGGCTCGCTCGCGGAGGCGAAGGGCACGTCGCCGGAGACGGTCCTGCTGTGGTGGCTCCAGCGGCACCCCTCGCGGATCGCGCCGGTCATCGGCAGTGCGAGGCCCGAGCGCATCCGCGCATGCGCCGACGCCGCGCGAAGGGACCCGGAGCTCACCCACGAGGAGTGGTACGAGCTCTGGATCACCGCGCGCGGCGCCGCGCTGCCCTAG
- a CDS encoding CsbD family protein produces MAEKKKTRAKMEQAKGKAKETAGRAVGNERLTAEGRAEQAKGDARQAKEKTKDVFKH; encoded by the coding sequence GTGGCTGAGAAGAAGAAGACCCGCGCCAAGATGGAACAGGCCAAGGGCAAGGCCAAGGAAACCGCAGGCCGTGCCGTCGGCAACGAGAGGCTCACGGCCGAGGGGCGCGCGGAGCAGGCCAAGGGCGACGCCCGCCAGGCCAAGGAGAAGACGAAGGACGTCTTCAAGCACTAG
- a CDS encoding tellurite resistance TerB family protein, translating to MAMWDRIKDQAKNLQQGQGTRSPGGHGAGSRSSGGSRAQLVNTLKTQLTSLKTELKSGAFRDASMAMCALVAAADGHVDPAERQHVESLILGNDVLQNFPADQLRQRFNKHADQLSANFLLGKAQVMQEVAKAAKKPTEARAVIQTGIVIAGADGYVEPSELEIIREACAVLGLSPTEFGI from the coding sequence GTGGCAATGTGGGACCGGATCAAGGACCAGGCCAAGAATCTGCAGCAGGGCCAGGGCACCCGGAGCCCCGGCGGGCACGGAGCGGGTTCACGGTCCTCGGGCGGATCCCGCGCCCAGCTGGTGAACACGCTGAAGACCCAGCTCACCTCGCTGAAGACGGAGTTGAAGAGCGGGGCCTTCAGGGATGCCAGCATGGCGATGTGCGCCCTGGTCGCCGCCGCCGACGGGCATGTGGACCCGGCGGAGCGCCAGCACGTCGAGTCGCTGATCCTGGGCAACGACGTCCTGCAGAACTTCCCGGCGGACCAGCTGCGCCAGCGGTTCAACAAGCACGCCGACCAGCTCTCCGCCAACTTCCTGCTGGGCAAGGCGCAGGTGATGCAGGAGGTGGCCAAGGCGGCCAAGAAGCCCACGGAGGCCAGGGCCGTGATCCAGACCGGCATCGTCATCGCAGGCGCGGACGGCTACGTCGAGCCGTCCGAGCTGGAGATCATCCGCGAGGCCTGCGCCGTACTGGGGCTCTCCCCCACGGAGTTCGGCATCTAG
- a CDS encoding DUF2264 domain-containing protein: MSLGLPGDDRVLSPYTGYTREHWEAAADGLLAAARRWSTPRGALLDLPGRPSASGVRSDGLEGFARTFLAAAFRVAGADGHDPHGWLERYAEGIAAGTRSPGRDDTESWPVILGHDVAGQPMVESASVALGLRMTRPWLWDRLGEDVRDRAEEWLRGALRHVPSPNNWYLFPYTVAGFLESVGRGDAETARARERALELMESWYRGQGWYADGDGRAFDHYNGWALHLYPVLDGHLAGAAEDPYAQRLHEHLESYGLLFGSDGAPVHFGRSLTYRFAAASAVGLGAVTGCTPLEPGASRRLISGALRYFLDRGAVGRDGLLTLGWHGRHEETLQNYSGPASPYWASKAFVCLLAPAGHPLWTATEEAAPSEGPDRVLALPAPGLLVQSTRADGIVRLHNHGSDHVRPQEGESAADDDPHYGRQAYSTRTGPTSTANTADNHLGLVVGGVRSARRRIHPLGAGQGDGWGWAASWHRPVFPSGPPMVPGLRVESVTVARGRLELRVHRVTGAPPGAGVEQTGWATGPDEALHSALYPLHGWLEKDEVRAPQGTAYTPWAVLPRLTAPARGTGVYAALAVLCGEPETASDADGGAVPAADAVAAVTVDDDGIEVRWADDGALTRITFDPVAVTMRAVRQP, encoded by the coding sequence ATGAGCCTTGGACTGCCCGGCGACGACCGGGTCCTGAGCCCGTACACCGGATACACCCGTGAGCACTGGGAGGCGGCGGCCGACGGCCTCCTGGCGGCCGCCCGGCGGTGGTCGACCCCGCGAGGCGCCCTGCTGGACCTCCCCGGCCGCCCCTCCGCCTCCGGGGTCCGCTCCGACGGACTCGAGGGATTCGCCCGCACCTTCCTCGCCGCCGCCTTCCGGGTCGCGGGAGCGGACGGCCACGACCCGCACGGATGGCTGGAGCGGTACGCCGAGGGGATCGCCGCCGGCACCCGAAGCCCCGGCCGGGACGACACCGAGTCCTGGCCCGTGATCCTCGGCCACGATGTCGCGGGCCAGCCCATGGTCGAATCCGCTTCCGTGGCCCTCGGCCTGCGGATGACCAGGCCCTGGCTGTGGGACCGGCTCGGCGAGGACGTCCGGGACCGGGCCGAGGAGTGGCTTCGCGGCGCACTGCGCCATGTGCCCTCGCCCAACAACTGGTACCTCTTCCCGTACACCGTGGCCGGGTTCCTGGAGTCGGTCGGCCGAGGCGACGCGGAGACCGCGCGAGCCCGCGAGCGCGCCCTCGAACTGATGGAGAGCTGGTACCGCGGCCAGGGGTGGTACGCCGACGGCGACGGCCGGGCGTTCGACCACTACAACGGCTGGGCCCTGCACCTGTATCCGGTGCTCGACGGCCATCTCGCCGGCGCCGCGGAAGACCCGTACGCCCAGCGCCTGCACGAGCACCTGGAGAGCTACGGGCTCCTCTTCGGCTCGGACGGGGCGCCCGTCCACTTCGGGCGCTCACTCACCTACCGCTTCGCCGCCGCCTCCGCGGTCGGCCTCGGGGCCGTCACCGGGTGCACGCCGCTCGAGCCGGGCGCCTCCCGCCGGCTGATCAGCGGCGCGCTGCGCTACTTCCTCGACCGCGGCGCGGTCGGGCGTGACGGGCTGCTCACCCTCGGCTGGCACGGGCGGCACGAGGAGACGCTGCAGAACTACTCCGGGCCGGCGTCCCCGTACTGGGCCTCCAAGGCATTCGTCTGTCTGCTCGCCCCTGCCGGGCATCCGCTGTGGACCGCCACGGAAGAGGCCGCGCCGAGCGAGGGACCGGACCGGGTGCTGGCACTGCCCGCACCCGGGCTGCTCGTTCAGAGCACCCGAGCCGACGGAATCGTCCGGCTGCACAACCACGGCAGCGACCATGTGCGCCCGCAGGAGGGGGAGTCGGCCGCCGACGACGATCCGCACTACGGCCGTCAGGCGTACTCCACCCGCACCGGTCCGACGTCCACCGCCAACACCGCCGACAACCACCTCGGGCTCGTGGTCGGCGGCGTGCGCAGCGCCCGCCGCCGCATCCACCCACTGGGCGCGGGCCAGGGCGACGGCTGGGGCTGGGCCGCGTCCTGGCACCGGCCGGTGTTCCCCTCGGGGCCGCCCATGGTGCCCGGCCTGCGGGTCGAGAGCGTGACCGTCGCCCGTGGCCGGCTCGAACTGCGCGTGCACCGGGTCACCGGCGCCCCGCCCGGCGCCGGCGTCGAGCAGACGGGCTGGGCGACCGGCCCGGACGAGGCGCTGCACTCGGCGCTGTATCCGCTCCACGGCTGGCTCGAGAAGGACGAGGTACGCGCACCGCAGGGGACCGCGTACACGCCGTGGGCCGTGCTGCCGAGGCTCACCGCCCCGGCGCGGGGCACCGGCGTCTATGCGGCGCTGGCCGTGCTCTGCGGCGAGCCGGAGACCGCTTCCGATGCTGATGGCGGGGCCGTTCCGGCTGCCGACGCCGTCGCCGCGGTGACCGTGGACGACGACGGCATCGAGGTGCGGTGGGCCGACGACGGCGCCCTGACCCGGATCACCTTCGATCCCGTCGCCGTCACCATGCGAGCCGTGCGGCAGCCATGA
- a CDS encoding hydroxyacid dehydrogenase produces MPRSAGAAAGSSARPRAALAMAPDAAAAVLDPTALAALAGVCDLAPGPALDDFSTGRAREVLHDTEVLVTGWGCPPLDRAALDAAPRLGAVVHTAGSVRGHITDACWERGIAVSSAAAANALPVAEYTVAMILLSGKRALESARTLRAQRRRPALLGTPRDIGNYRRTVGILSASLIGRRVIELLRAYDLEVLLHDPYVEEDDATALGVGTVGIGELFARSDVVSVHTPLLPATRGLVSGELIGAMRPDAVLINTARGAVVDQDALTEAATEGRIRAVLDVTDPEVLPPEHPLWDCDNVTITPHIAGSLGNEWGRLAELAVAEVARWAGGEEFAHPVLRERLARLA; encoded by the coding sequence ATGCCCCGCTCCGCCGGTGCCGCCGCAGGCAGCTCCGCCCGTCCCCGTGCCGCGCTCGCCATGGCACCGGACGCGGCAGCCGCCGTGCTCGACCCCACCGCCCTGGCCGCCCTCGCCGGCGTGTGCGATCTCGCGCCCGGCCCCGCCCTTGACGACTTCTCCACCGGGCGGGCGCGCGAAGTCCTCCACGACACCGAGGTCCTGGTCACCGGCTGGGGCTGCCCGCCGCTGGACCGCGCTGCGCTCGACGCCGCCCCCCGGCTGGGTGCCGTCGTCCACACGGCCGGTTCGGTACGCGGCCACATCACCGACGCCTGCTGGGAACGCGGCATCGCCGTGTCCTCCGCGGCCGCGGCCAACGCCCTTCCGGTGGCCGAGTACACCGTCGCCATGATCCTCCTCAGCGGCAAGCGCGCGTTGGAGAGCGCGAGGACACTGCGCGCGCAGCGCCGCCGCCCCGCGCTGCTCGGCACACCGCGCGACATCGGCAACTACCGCCGGACGGTCGGCATTCTGTCCGCCTCGCTGATCGGCCGCCGGGTGATCGAACTGCTGCGCGCGTACGACCTCGAGGTGCTGCTGCACGATCCGTACGTCGAGGAGGACGACGCCACCGCGCTCGGCGTCGGGACCGTGGGCATCGGCGAACTCTTCGCCCGCAGCGACGTGGTCAGCGTCCACACCCCGCTGCTGCCCGCCACCCGCGGTCTCGTCAGCGGGGAACTGATCGGCGCCATGCGGCCGGACGCCGTCCTGATCAACACGGCCCGCGGCGCCGTCGTCGACCAGGACGCCCTCACCGAAGCGGCCACCGAGGGCCGCATCCGCGCCGTACTGGACGTCACCGACCCCGAAGTCCTGCCGCCCGAGCACCCGTTGTGGGACTGCGACAACGTCACCATCACGCCCCACATCGCCGGCTCGCTCGGCAACGAGTGGGGGCGGCTCGCCGAGCTCGCCGTCGCGGAGGTCGCCCGCTGGGCCGGCGGCGAGGAATTCGCCCACCCCGTTCTGCGAGAGAGGCTGGCCCGTCTCGCATGA
- a CDS encoding substrate-binding domain-containing protein — protein MREPSEVRRRRILAVVRSRGSARVSDLAAELEVSVVTARRDVEELARAGKLRRGHGVARSLDSVARAQAPRSAPSHGAGDAAVALVVPERHTYLYETMHGARTVLDAAGIRVALHITPQATGAERPLVERALADGARGLLIAPRWRTVAEEEAGHAWLAGLDVPTVLMERRPPRGSALHAMDSVCSDHWYGMRLAVDHLVSLGHRRIVLAARDDSPTARALRSAFAGIAGGLEEIEDWSVVLSASSSEAADGAAGPAERQGTGDGGGPVTGEGLARLLREHDFTAAVLHGDVDALMLVQQLADSGVRVPQDCSVVAYDDVVAAFGSTPLTAVAPPKAAVGRVAAELLVQRLSRPGAPPQRTELLPTLQIRGSAQDLASDRSTV, from the coding sequence ATGCGGGAGCCGAGCGAGGTGCGGCGGCGGCGGATCCTCGCTGTGGTGCGGTCGAGAGGATCGGCGCGGGTCAGCGACCTCGCCGCCGAACTGGAGGTCTCGGTCGTGACCGCCCGGCGGGACGTCGAAGAGCTCGCCAGGGCGGGCAAGCTGCGGCGCGGGCACGGGGTCGCCCGTTCGCTCGACTCCGTGGCCCGGGCGCAGGCGCCACGGTCCGCGCCCTCCCATGGAGCGGGCGACGCTGCGGTGGCTCTCGTCGTCCCTGAGCGGCACACGTATCTGTACGAGACCATGCACGGCGCCCGTACCGTCCTCGACGCCGCCGGGATACGGGTGGCCCTGCACATCACGCCGCAGGCCACCGGAGCCGAACGTCCGCTCGTGGAGCGCGCCTTGGCCGACGGCGCGCGGGGACTGCTGATCGCCCCGCGATGGCGCACGGTGGCCGAGGAGGAGGCCGGCCACGCCTGGCTCGCGGGCCTTGACGTGCCCACGGTGCTGATGGAGCGCAGGCCGCCCCGCGGGAGCGCGCTGCACGCCATGGACTCCGTCTGTTCCGACCACTGGTACGGGATGCGTCTCGCGGTCGACCACCTCGTGTCGCTGGGGCACCGCAGGATCGTGCTGGCCGCGCGGGACGACAGCCCCACGGCACGGGCGCTGCGCTCGGCCTTCGCCGGGATCGCCGGGGGCCTGGAGGAGATCGAGGACTGGTCCGTCGTACTGAGCGCCTCGTCCTCGGAGGCCGCCGACGGCGCCGCCGGTCCGGCGGAGCGGCAGGGGACCGGTGACGGGGGCGGTCCCGTCACCGGCGAAGGGCTCGCCCGCCTGCTGCGGGAGCACGACTTCACGGCCGCCGTGCTGCACGGCGACGTCGATGCCCTGATGCTGGTGCAGCAACTCGCCGACAGCGGAGTTCGGGTGCCCCAGGACTGCTCCGTGGTGGCCTACGACGACGTGGTGGCGGCCTTCGGCAGTACGCCGCTCACCGCCGTCGCGCCGCCGAAGGCCGCTGTGGGGCGGGTGGCCGCCGAGCTGCTCGTACAGCGGTTGTCCCGGCCGGGCGCCCCGCCCCAACGGACCGAACTGCTGCCCACGTTGCAGATCCGCGGATCCGCCCAGGATCTGGCGTCTGATCGTTCGACCGTTTGA
- a CDS encoding NADP-dependent oxidoreductase has product MRAITADRYGGPDVLEFTETADPKIAPDAVLVRVKAAAVNPVDWKIVAGYLDPIMHAHFPLIPGWDMSGVVEAVGLDATEFSVGDEVCGYVRKDEVQHGTFAELVAAPVRTLAKKPSSLDWRQAAGLPLAGLTAHQSLARIGVTRGDTVLVHAAAGGVGSFAVQIAVALGARVIGTASERNHDFLRSLGAEPVVYGEGLAERVRELAPDGITAAVDYVGEDAVEVSQQLLTDRTRVASVVDASVRQRGGHHVWVRPSTADLTDLGRLADSGSLTVNVDHALPLAEAAEAFRLSAGGRTRGKIVLEVD; this is encoded by the coding sequence ATGCGAGCGATCACAGCCGACCGCTACGGCGGCCCCGATGTCCTGGAGTTCACCGAGACCGCTGATCCCAAGATCGCACCCGACGCCGTCCTGGTCCGTGTGAAGGCCGCCGCCGTCAATCCCGTCGACTGGAAGATCGTCGCCGGATACCTCGACCCGATCATGCACGCCCACTTCCCGCTCATCCCCGGCTGGGACATGTCCGGCGTCGTCGAGGCGGTGGGCCTGGACGCGACCGAGTTCTCCGTGGGCGACGAGGTCTGCGGCTACGTCAGGAAGGACGAGGTGCAGCACGGCACGTTCGCCGAGCTGGTCGCCGCCCCGGTCCGCACACTGGCGAAGAAGCCGTCCTCGCTCGACTGGCGGCAGGCCGCCGGCCTGCCGCTCGCGGGGCTCACCGCCCACCAGTCGCTGGCCCGCATCGGCGTGACGCGCGGCGACACCGTCCTGGTCCACGCGGCCGCCGGCGGGGTGGGCTCCTTCGCCGTACAGATCGCGGTGGCGCTGGGCGCCCGGGTCATCGGTACGGCGAGCGAGCGCAACCATGACTTCCTCCGCTCGCTGGGCGCCGAGCCTGTCGTCTACGGCGAGGGCCTCGCCGAGCGCGTACGCGAACTGGCGCCCGACGGGATCACCGCCGCCGTCGACTACGTCGGCGAGGACGCCGTGGAGGTCTCCCAGCAGCTGCTCACCGACCGGACCCGCGTCGCGTCCGTCGTGGACGCCTCGGTCAGACAGCGCGGCGGGCACCATGTCTGGGTGCGGCCGAGCACCGCCGATCTCACCGATCTCGGCCGGCTCGCCGACTCCGGGAGCCTCACCGTGAACGTCGACCACGCCCTGCCGCTGGCCGAGGCGGCCGAGGCGTTCCGGCTGAGCGCGGGGGGCCGCACCCGGGGAAAGATCGTGCTGGAGGTCGACTGA